The following are encoded in a window of Algiphilus aromaticivorans DG1253 genomic DNA:
- a CDS encoding efflux RND transporter periplasmic adaptor subunit, whose protein sequence is MRKGMLAASALVVLLGVVAAAALAPTPAPEEGDSAERAVAVETAPLEVGSLVASRRFPASLEAAAEYTVAPRVAGRVQAVHVDIGDVVERGDLLVALDDAEFRQELAATRADLQVAEAEREQAASALALAERRLARVQRLEADGIAAASELEDAEAEVDAQRSALAVAEARIARARSARETAALQLADTRITADWSGEDGPRVVGERMVDAGDTVAANTPLLRILDTRELRAVIQVPQDLYGMLSVGQAAEVQAAAMRAPRFNAAISRIAPSFDPASRQARVELRVDNAQGLLAPGMYLQVALEARRVDERPIVPAAALVERNGRTGFFTVDEESGRARFVPAEVLLRAGELAALSLEEEAPETVVVLGQDQLRDGAAVTRAGGAPA, encoded by the coding sequence ATGCGCAAGGGCATGCTCGCTGCGAGCGCGCTCGTGGTTCTGCTCGGTGTAGTGGCAGCGGCTGCGCTCGCGCCGACGCCGGCACCGGAGGAAGGCGACAGCGCCGAGCGTGCCGTCGCCGTCGAGACTGCGCCGCTTGAAGTGGGCTCGCTGGTTGCCTCGCGCCGTTTCCCGGCCAGCCTGGAGGCGGCCGCCGAGTACACGGTGGCGCCGCGCGTTGCCGGTCGCGTGCAGGCGGTGCATGTCGACATCGGCGATGTCGTCGAGCGCGGCGACTTGCTGGTGGCCCTCGACGATGCCGAGTTCCGGCAGGAGCTGGCCGCGACACGCGCGGATCTGCAAGTGGCCGAGGCCGAGCGCGAGCAGGCGGCCAGCGCGCTGGCGCTCGCCGAGCGCCGGCTGGCGCGCGTCCAGCGGCTGGAGGCCGACGGCATAGCCGCGGCATCCGAGCTGGAGGACGCCGAAGCCGAGGTCGACGCCCAGCGCTCGGCGCTGGCGGTGGCCGAGGCGCGCATCGCCCGCGCGCGCTCGGCGCGCGAGACGGCCGCGCTGCAGCTGGCCGATACCCGCATCACGGCGGACTGGAGTGGCGAAGACGGCCCGCGCGTGGTCGGCGAACGCATGGTCGACGCGGGCGACACCGTCGCCGCCAATACGCCGCTGCTACGCATTCTGGACACGCGCGAGCTGCGTGCGGTGATCCAGGTGCCGCAGGATCTCTACGGCATGCTGTCCGTGGGCCAGGCTGCGGAGGTGCAGGCTGCGGCCATGCGCGCACCGCGCTTCAATGCCGCCATCAGCCGCATCGCCCCGAGCTTCGACCCGGCGTCGCGGCAGGCGCGGGTGGAGTTGCGCGTGGACAACGCGCAGGGTCTGCTGGCGCCGGGCATGTATCTGCAGGTTGCGCTGGAGGCGCGGCGCGTGGACGAGCGCCCCATCGTGCCGGCGGCCGCGCTGGTCGAGCGTAACGGCCGGACGGGCTTCTTCACGGTGGATGAGGAAAGCGGCCGCGCCCGCTTCGTGCCCGCCGAGGTGCTGCTGCGTGCCGGTGAGCTGGCGGCGCTGTCGCTGGAAGAGGAAGCGCCGGAAACCGTGGTCGTGCTCGGCCAGGACCAGTTGCGCGACGGCGCCGCCGTGACGCGCGCGGGCGGGGCGCCGGCTTGA
- the egtB gene encoding ergothioneine biosynthesis protein EgtB gives MSKETATAHAPRTTEELQAAYARVRGRTLALAAPLSAEDACVQSMPEASPTKWHLAHTTWFFEQFLLGRDAGYEPVNRDWHFLFNSYYQSVGPMHARPHRGLLTRPSLDEVLRYRAIVDERMAALIADHDDAETVERVTLGLHHEQQHQELILTDIKHLLSCNPLEPAYRDTGPSARSAAVALDFIPGAEGIHDIGHGGDGFAFDCETPRHRTLLHPHALANRLVTNAEFREFIADGGYETPTLWLSEGWETVQARGWRHPLYWSEDLASEFTLAGRRDLDPNAPVVHVSYFEADAFAHWAGMRLPAEAEWECAAAGQPVAGNLLYEGALHPRAATPGDGLLQLWGDVWEWTASPYVSYPGYKPLPGALGEYNGKFMCGQFVLRGGSVATPADHIRASYRNFFAPADRWQFKGLRLARDL, from the coding sequence ATGAGCAAGGAGACCGCGACGGCCCACGCGCCGCGCACCACGGAAGAGCTGCAGGCCGCCTATGCCCGCGTGCGCGGCAGGACGCTGGCCCTGGCCGCGCCGCTGTCGGCCGAGGACGCCTGCGTGCAGTCCATGCCGGAGGCGAGCCCGACGAAGTGGCATCTGGCGCACACCACCTGGTTCTTCGAGCAGTTCCTGCTCGGCCGCGATGCGGGCTACGAACCGGTGAATCGCGACTGGCACTTCCTCTTCAATTCCTACTACCAGTCGGTGGGGCCGATGCACGCGCGGCCGCACCGCGGGCTGCTGACCCGGCCGTCGCTGGACGAGGTTCTGCGCTACCGCGCCATCGTCGACGAGCGCATGGCTGCACTCATCGCCGACCACGACGACGCCGAAACCGTCGAGCGCGTCACTCTGGGCCTGCATCACGAGCAGCAGCATCAGGAGCTGATCCTCACCGACATCAAGCATCTGCTGTCCTGCAATCCGCTGGAGCCGGCCTATCGCGACACCGGTCCGAGCGCGCGGAGTGCTGCGGTCGCGCTGGACTTCATTCCCGGCGCCGAGGGCATCCACGACATCGGCCACGGCGGCGACGGCTTCGCCTTCGACTGCGAGACGCCGCGTCATCGCACGCTGCTGCATCCGCACGCGCTGGCCAACCGCCTCGTCACCAACGCCGAATTCCGCGAGTTCATCGCCGACGGTGGCTACGAAACACCCACCCTCTGGCTGTCCGAGGGCTGGGAAACGGTGCAGGCGCGCGGCTGGCGGCATCCGCTGTACTGGTCGGAGGATCTGGCCAGCGAGTTCACCCTCGCCGGTCGGCGTGACCTCGACCCGAATGCGCCGGTGGTGCACGTCAGCTACTTCGAGGCCGATGCCTTCGCCCACTGGGCGGGTATGCGCCTGCCGGCCGAAGCGGAATGGGAGTGCGCGGCGGCGGGCCAGCCGGTGGCCGGCAATCTGCTCTACGAAGGTGCTCTGCATCCGCGCGCAGCAACGCCGGGCGACGGCCTGCTGCAGCTCTGGGGCGACGTCTGGGAATGGACGGCCAGCCCCTACGTCAGCTATCCGGGCTACAAGCCGCTGCCGGGTGCTCTGGGCGAGTACAACGGCAAGTTCATGTGCGGGCAGTTCGTGCTGCGCGGCGGCTCGGTGGCCACGCCCGCCGATCACATCCGTGCCAGCTATCGCAATTTCTTCGCGCCGGCGGATCGCTGGCAGTTCAAGGGTCTGCGCCTGGCGAGGGATCTCTGA
- a CDS encoding efflux RND transporter permease subunit, with amino-acid sequence MNLPAAAVARPVTTVMVVLIAVLLGAIALTRIPVDLLPDIESPVLNIQVEYANAAPQTMEELVTRVIEQAVASTPGLEEMRSESKEGESEVTLRFAWGTDIDVASNDVRDRLFSEVDELPEDAGRPRIRKFDSADTPIMLLGISSPIDPVALRRLIDNRLLYRIQQVPGVAAAETWGGPEREIQVNLDIDKVEALELSLVDVGDALEAANRNLPAGSIELQGREIRLRTPGRIASLDELRATVVAERAGEPITVGDIASVADTQMRENRLIRINDEAGVRMAVRKQSGANTVEVSQRILDEVERLNEELPQVAIMPFFDSAGFIERAIANVTRSLLYGSVLAVLVLMLFLGNPRATMVIATAIPVSLISTFALIYFSGFTINLMTLGGLALGVGLMVDSAIVVLENIMRRRQEDGEGLRASAERGGNEVAAAIVASTLTTLAIFIPMLFATEIAGQLFRELAVVVAFALACALMVALTLVPMLTARYVPAGGGLKTRWLQAPAAAIARRYAALQTSYRDALEGALARPRRVVAVVVLLFAGAVAALPLLGSEFMPASDEGEVRVDLEMPLGTTLEIMDRQTRRAEAIIREVVPERRSMVTSVESEGGTEADIRIELPPTGARERSSAEVAAALREAVTGLPDTTVRVRVREPFFLRWLSRGLSEGEALGVEVRGYDFATLDRLTEQVRETLTGIDGITDLRVPRTGGEPQRLIVIDRGRAADLGVSVESVGRTVETAIAGNTSGYFLDQGDEVRILLKLAENRSIAPERILDLPVPARNGRMVPLGAVAELREASGPVEIQRENQQRMNVVFANIAGRDLGSVAEDVQAALAEIPRPANYELALTGEYEAQQAAFGAMALNVALALLLVYMVMACLYESLRDPVIVMVTVPMALIGVVVMLLATGTALSAQSLVGCLMLIGIVVNNAILIVDQANLMQGEGRDALDAVREAGRRRLRPILMTAATTILALVPLAVGVGEGADAQAPLARAVIGGLISSTLITLIIIPVVYAGFHGAWPARGAKPASAVATSRS; translated from the coding sequence TTGAATCTGCCTGCGGCGGCGGTCGCGCGGCCGGTGACCACCGTCATGGTGGTGCTCATCGCCGTGCTGCTGGGCGCCATCGCGCTGACGCGCATCCCGGTCGACCTGCTGCCGGATATCGAGAGCCCGGTGCTCAACATCCAGGTCGAGTACGCCAACGCTGCGCCGCAGACCATGGAGGAGCTGGTTACGCGCGTCATCGAGCAGGCGGTGGCCTCGACGCCGGGTTTGGAGGAGATGCGCTCCGAGTCCAAGGAGGGCGAGAGTGAGGTGACGCTGCGCTTCGCCTGGGGCACCGATATCGACGTCGCTTCCAACGATGTGCGCGACCGCCTCTTCAGCGAGGTCGACGAGCTGCCCGAGGACGCCGGCCGCCCGCGCATCCGCAAGTTCGATAGCGCCGACACGCCCATCATGCTGCTGGGTATCTCCAGCCCCATCGATCCGGTGGCGCTGCGCCGCCTCATCGACAACCGGCTGCTCTATCGCATCCAGCAGGTGCCCGGCGTGGCCGCCGCCGAGACCTGGGGCGGTCCCGAGCGCGAGATCCAGGTGAATCTGGACATCGACAAGGTGGAGGCGCTGGAGCTGTCGCTGGTCGACGTCGGCGACGCGCTGGAGGCGGCCAACCGTAATCTGCCGGCCGGCTCCATCGAGCTGCAGGGCCGCGAGATCCGTCTGCGCACGCCCGGGCGCATCGCCAGCCTCGACGAGCTGCGCGCCACGGTCGTCGCCGAGCGCGCCGGCGAGCCCATCACCGTCGGCGATATCGCCAGCGTTGCCGATACGCAGATGCGCGAGAACCGGCTGATCCGCATCAACGACGAGGCGGGTGTGCGCATGGCGGTGCGCAAGCAGTCCGGCGCCAACACGGTGGAGGTGTCGCAGCGCATTCTCGACGAGGTCGAGCGCCTCAATGAGGAGCTGCCACAGGTCGCCATCATGCCCTTCTTCGACAGCGCCGGCTTCATCGAGCGCGCCATCGCCAATGTCACGCGCTCACTGCTCTACGGCAGTGTGCTCGCCGTGCTGGTGCTGATGCTCTTTCTCGGCAACCCGCGCGCGACGATGGTCATCGCCACGGCCATTCCGGTGTCGCTGATCAGCACCTTTGCGCTGATCTATTTCTCGGGCTTCACGATCAATCTGATGACGCTGGGCGGACTGGCGCTGGGCGTCGGTCTGATGGTGGATTCGGCCATCGTCGTGCTCGAGAACATCATGCGCCGTCGGCAGGAGGACGGCGAGGGTCTGCGGGCCTCCGCCGAGCGCGGCGGCAACGAGGTCGCGGCGGCCATCGTCGCCAGCACGCTGACGACGCTGGCCATCTTCATCCCCATGCTCTTCGCCACCGAGATTGCCGGCCAGCTCTTCCGCGAGCTGGCGGTGGTGGTCGCCTTCGCGCTGGCCTGCGCGCTGATGGTGGCGCTGACGCTGGTGCCCATGCTGACCGCGCGCTACGTGCCCGCCGGCGGCGGCTTGAAAACGCGATGGCTGCAGGCGCCGGCAGCGGCCATCGCGCGCCGTTATGCGGCGCTGCAGACCAGCTATCGGGATGCGCTGGAGGGCGCGCTGGCGCGGCCGCGTCGGGTCGTCGCGGTGGTGGTGCTGCTCTTCGCCGGTGCCGTTGCGGCGCTGCCCCTGCTGGGCAGCGAGTTCATGCCCGCCAGCGACGAGGGCGAGGTGCGTGTCGATCTGGAAATGCCGCTGGGTACGACGCTGGAGATCATGGATCGGCAGACGCGTCGCGCCGAGGCGATCATCCGCGAAGTCGTGCCGGAACGGCGCTCGATGGTCACCAGCGTGGAGAGCGAAGGCGGCACCGAGGCGGACATCCGCATCGAGTTGCCGCCGACGGGTGCGCGGGAGCGCTCAAGCGCGGAAGTGGCCGCGGCCCTGCGCGAGGCCGTCACCGGCCTGCCGGATACCACGGTGCGCGTGCGGGTGCGCGAGCCCTTCTTCCTGCGCTGGCTGTCGCGTGGGCTGAGCGAGGGCGAGGCGCTGGGCGTGGAGGTGCGCGGCTACGACTTCGCCACCCTCGACCGCCTGACCGAGCAGGTGCGCGAAACGCTGACCGGCATCGATGGCATCACCGATCTGCGCGTGCCGCGCACGGGCGGCGAGCCGCAGCGGCTCATCGTCATCGACCGCGGCCGTGCGGCCGATCTCGGCGTATCGGTGGAATCCGTCGGCCGGACCGTGGAGACGGCCATCGCCGGCAATACAAGCGGCTATTTCCTCGATCAGGGTGACGAGGTGCGCATCCTGCTCAAGCTGGCCGAGAACCGCAGTATCGCGCCCGAGCGCATCCTCGATCTGCCGGTCCCGGCGCGCAACGGGCGCATGGTGCCGCTGGGTGCCGTCGCCGAGCTGCGCGAGGCCAGCGGGCCGGTCGAGATCCAGCGCGAGAACCAGCAGCGCATGAATGTCGTCTTCGCCAACATCGCCGGCCGCGATCTGGGCTCGGTGGCCGAGGATGTGCAGGCGGCGCTGGCCGAGATTCCACGCCCGGCGAACTACGAGCTGGCGCTGACCGGCGAGTACGAGGCGCAGCAGGCGGCCTTCGGCGCCATGGCGCTCAACGTCGCGCTGGCTTTGCTGCTGGTCTACATGGTGATGGCCTGCCTCTATGAATCGCTGCGCGATCCGGTCATCGTCATGGTGACGGTGCCGATGGCGCTGATCGGCGTCGTCGTCATGCTGCTCGCCACCGGCACGGCGCTGAGCGCGCAGTCGCTGGTGGGCTGCCTGATGCTGATCGGCATCGTCGTCAACAACGCCATCCTCATCGTCGATCAGGCGAATCTGATGCAGGGCGAGGGTCGCGATGCCCTGGATGCGGTGCGCGAGGCCGGCCGGCGGCGCCTGCGCCCGATCTTGATGACCGCGGCTACCACCATCCTGGCGCTGGTGCCGCTGGCCGTGGGTGTCGGTGAAGGCGCCGACGCGCAGGCGCCGCTGGCGCGCGCGGTCATCGGCGGGCTGATCTCGTCCACGCTCATCACGCTGATCATCATTCCGGTGGTCTACGCCGGTTTCCACGGCGCCTGGCCGGCGCGCGGCGCGAAGCCTGCCAGTGCCGTCGCCACTTCCCGCTCGTGA
- a CDS encoding DUF1631 family protein: MSETKPEAEFDELRESISTRFRDQLKSAVEGALRAADDVLFDWAYTQSLKSKTTQDCIDLMRMLRLRRESFVETFLEHFDRGSPSPEEQQKATVGEFKLELKSDEQQELECAVQNFISTVTNHSDSLHGDLLRRLAVIDPEADPHEKKPKRGLSWRMSTEHVAETFREAAGRLEMEPGMQIVLFKLFERCATPALSAGYALIDRDLTAAGVVAPRDVNDDEDEKAAEQESPYSFMEQAAAAAQAASHYNTQPFGVGQSGVTQQFAQQLAGMPAAPGQWGGGQGGFGGSQVQMAQQFAQLHSQRLDQMLGGYASMAPSREQARNVLQPMVVPLMRLSAAQPELLADPRHRIRGLLDQVVAEGASPTRDEHTARILEELQDVISRLADTVDLPRDLAHQQRRIPDEEAVSESLGESRRLRSQRMLERARRFASDEIEYLISRRTFVAGGNAWMRTVMVPYLAWVWASKGERTQAMQQARGLLEDLASLLEPKAAIAMHEEMEAVIERGAQMLRGAGAKLPALNRIMVRLRELYAKAREAGVSLDELMGDQRFQDRDAPAPQAMASADAGQAPTAPSEAGDEPAAAIEDNEPGGQDSWLVGQLRVGDWWRIAVSEGDRPLFARLESSARRDEDLHFSPIDDSGLERIDWNALRDSVMAGRSRPLHPSPGFSTYIRRQAA, encoded by the coding sequence ATGAGCGAAACCAAACCGGAAGCCGAATTCGACGAGCTGCGTGAAAGCATCTCGACGCGTTTCCGTGATCAGCTGAAAAGCGCCGTCGAAGGCGCATTGCGCGCAGCGGACGACGTGCTCTTCGACTGGGCCTACACGCAGAGCCTGAAGAGCAAGACCACGCAGGACTGCATCGACCTGATGCGCATGCTGCGCCTGCGTCGCGAGAGCTTCGTCGAGACCTTCCTGGAGCACTTCGACCGCGGATCCCCCTCGCCCGAGGAGCAGCAGAAGGCCACCGTCGGCGAATTCAAGCTGGAGCTGAAATCGGACGAGCAGCAGGAGCTGGAATGCGCCGTGCAGAACTTCATCAGCACGGTCACCAATCATTCGGATTCGCTGCACGGTGACCTGCTGCGGCGGCTGGCCGTCATCGACCCGGAAGCCGACCCGCACGAGAAGAAGCCCAAGCGCGGGCTGTCCTGGCGCATGTCCACCGAGCACGTCGCGGAGACTTTCCGTGAGGCTGCCGGCCGGCTGGAGATGGAGCCGGGCATGCAGATCGTGCTCTTCAAGCTCTTCGAACGCTGTGCCACCCCGGCGCTGAGCGCGGGCTACGCCCTCATCGACCGCGACCTCACCGCCGCCGGCGTCGTCGCGCCGCGCGACGTCAACGACGACGAGGACGAGAAAGCCGCCGAGCAGGAAAGTCCCTACTCCTTCATGGAGCAGGCCGCGGCCGCCGCCCAGGCTGCCTCGCACTACAACACCCAGCCTTTCGGCGTCGGCCAGAGCGGTGTGACGCAGCAGTTCGCGCAGCAGCTAGCCGGCATGCCAGCCGCGCCCGGCCAATGGGGCGGCGGTCAGGGCGGCTTCGGTGGATCGCAGGTGCAGATGGCACAGCAGTTCGCTCAACTGCACAGCCAGCGGCTGGACCAGATGCTGGGCGGTTACGCCTCCATGGCGCCGTCGCGCGAGCAGGCCCGCAACGTGCTGCAGCCGATGGTGGTGCCGCTGATGCGGCTCTCCGCCGCACAGCCCGAGCTGCTCGCCGACCCACGCCACCGCATCCGCGGCCTGCTCGACCAGGTCGTCGCCGAAGGCGCCTCGCCAACGCGCGACGAGCACACCGCGCGCATCCTCGAAGAGCTGCAGGACGTCATTTCCCGCCTCGCCGATACCGTCGACCTGCCGCGCGACCTCGCGCACCAGCAGCGCCGCATCCCGGACGAGGAAGCCGTCAGCGAATCCCTCGGCGAAAGCCGCCGGCTGCGCAGCCAGCGCATGCTGGAGCGAGCCCGCCGCTTCGCCAGCGACGAGATCGAATATCTCATCTCCCGCCGCACCTTCGTCGCCGGCGGCAACGCCTGGATGCGCACGGTGATGGTTCCCTACCTGGCCTGGGTATGGGCTAGCAAGGGCGAGCGCACCCAGGCCATGCAGCAGGCACGCGGCCTGCTGGAAGACCTCGCGTCGCTGCTGGAACCCAAGGCCGCCATCGCCATGCACGAGGAGATGGAAGCCGTCATCGAGCGTGGCGCGCAGATGCTGCGCGGCGCCGGTGCCAAGCTCCCCGCCCTCAACCGCATCATGGTGCGGCTGCGCGAGCTCTACGCCAAGGCACGCGAAGCCGGCGTCTCCCTCGACGAGCTGATGGGCGACCAGCGCTTCCAGGACCGCGACGCCCCGGCGCCGCAGGCCATGGCAAGTGCCGACGCCGGCCAAGCGCCCACCGCCCCGTCAGAGGCAGGCGATGAGCCCGCCGCGGCCATCGAGGACAACGAGCCGGGCGGGCAGGACAGCTGGCTGGTCGGCCAGCTGCGCGTCGGCGACTGGTGGCGCATCGCCGTCAGCGAAGGCGACCGTCCTCTCTTCGCGCGCCTGGAAAGCAGCGCTCGCCGCGATGAGGACCTGCACTTCTCCCCCATCGATGACAGCGGCCTTGAGCGCATCGACTGGAATGCGCTGAGGGACTCCGTCATGGCCGGCCGCTCGCGGCCGCTGCACCCCTCACCCGGCTTCAGCACCTACATCCGCCGCCAGGCTGCCTGA
- a CDS encoding aminotransferase class V-fold PLP-dependent enzyme yields MSENIFDLPDNLIYLNSAGQGARLHAVNDAARSALASSARPWEGDMADWFGAVEHLRELAAATFGTEAEALAYVPSASYGMAVAARNLPLAEGDTVVLLAGEYPSNRSVWQVAAEATGARCIEVRPEAGESWTDAVLRGIDPHTKVVSAPPCFWCDGAPLDLFAIRERAHAQGAALVVDASQALGAVSMDLDALGADFVVCVGHKWLLGAHGLGWLWAAPRWRAQGEPIEQTWLARELRGDFNAIAQRLPPYRPGAARFDAGSSAHPLLTPIATAAMQQLHDWRIAEVEAALGALTTHLHARMEAAGMGALMPNGHLPHLCAIRPPAEHLQAAANALREAGVVLSIRDGALRVAPHRHVTTQQLDRVVEVLTAVL; encoded by the coding sequence ATGTCCGAAAACATCTTCGACCTGCCCGACAACCTCATCTACCTCAACAGCGCCGGACAGGGTGCGCGTCTGCACGCGGTCAACGACGCCGCGCGCAGCGCCCTAGCGTCGAGCGCGCGTCCCTGGGAGGGCGACATGGCCGACTGGTTCGGCGCCGTGGAGCATCTGCGCGAGCTGGCCGCTGCCACCTTCGGCACCGAGGCCGAAGCGCTGGCCTACGTGCCCTCGGCGAGCTACGGCATGGCCGTGGCGGCGCGCAATCTGCCGCTCGCCGAAGGCGATACGGTGGTGCTACTTGCCGGCGAATACCCTTCCAACCGCAGCGTCTGGCAGGTGGCGGCCGAGGCCACTGGGGCGCGCTGCATCGAGGTCCGCCCCGAAGCCGGAGAAAGCTGGACCGACGCCGTGCTGCGCGGCATCGATCCACATACCAAGGTCGTCAGCGCCCCGCCCTGCTTCTGGTGCGACGGCGCGCCACTGGATCTCTTCGCCATCCGCGAGCGCGCACACGCCCAGGGCGCGGCGCTGGTGGTCGACGCCAGCCAGGCACTGGGTGCCGTCAGCATGGATCTGGACGCACTGGGCGCCGATTTCGTCGTCTGCGTCGGCCACAAGTGGCTGCTCGGCGCCCACGGCCTGGGCTGGTTGTGGGCCGCGCCGCGCTGGCGCGCGCAGGGCGAGCCCATCGAGCAGACCTGGCTGGCGCGCGAGCTGCGCGGCGACTTCAACGCCATCGCCCAGCGCCTGCCGCCCTATCGCCCCGGCGCGGCGCGTTTCGACGCCGGCAGCAGTGCGCATCCGCTGCTCACGCCCATCGCCACCGCTGCCATGCAGCAGCTGCACGACTGGCGCATCGCCGAGGTCGAAGCCGCCCTGGGCGCACTGACGACGCATCTGCACGCACGCATGGAGGCCGCCGGCATGGGCGCGCTGATGCCGAACGGCCATCTGCCGCATCTCTGCGCCATCCGCCCGCCCGCCGAGCACCTGCAAGCCGCCGCCAACGCGCTGCGCGAGGCGGGCGTGGTGCTCTCCATCCGCGACGGCGCCCTGCGCGTGGCGCCACACCGCCACGTCACGACGCAGCAGCTGGACCGCGTCGTGGAAGTCCTGACTGCAGTGTTGTAG
- the egtD gene encoding L-histidine N(alpha)-methyltransferase, which yields MGSQESAAPIARTAPDADFAADVLDGLSGAQKRIPSKYLYDARGSELFERICDQPEYYPTRTELGILQSEGAAIAEAVGPRALVLEYGSGSGVKTRLLLDALDAPVAYMPVEISYSALAASVAELAADFPDIEMRALCADFTQPLTLPAPQRAADRVLVFFPGSTLGNFATEDAVDLLAVMRADMGADGLALVGVDLQKDPAEIEAAYNDAAGVTAAFTLNLLTRINRELGADFDLDGFVHEARYNPEAGRIETRIRSRRAQRVTVAGQRFDFAEGEGILVEYSCKYTQTGFAEMAQRAGLRVHSSWTDPDGRFALQLLCSEDVTSA from the coding sequence ATGGGTTCTCAGGAAAGCGCCGCACCCATTGCGCGGACGGCGCCGGACGCCGATTTCGCTGCCGATGTTCTGGATGGCCTGAGCGGGGCGCAGAAGCGCATTCCCTCGAAGTATCTCTACGACGCCCGCGGCTCGGAGCTCTTCGAGCGCATCTGCGACCAGCCCGAGTACTACCCGACGCGCACCGAGCTGGGCATCCTGCAGAGCGAGGGCGCGGCCATCGCCGAGGCCGTCGGCCCGCGCGCGCTGGTACTGGAGTACGGCAGCGGCAGCGGCGTCAAGACGCGGCTGCTGCTCGATGCCCTCGACGCGCCGGTGGCCTATATGCCGGTGGAGATCTCCTACAGCGCGCTGGCGGCCAGCGTCGCCGAGCTGGCGGCGGATTTTCCGGACATCGAGATGCGCGCGCTCTGCGCCGATTTCACCCAGCCGCTGACGCTGCCCGCACCGCAGCGTGCGGCGGATCGGGTGCTGGTCTTCTTCCCGGGCTCGACGCTGGGCAACTTCGCGACCGAGGATGCCGTCGATCTGCTCGCTGTGATGCGCGCGGACATGGGCGCCGACGGCCTGGCCCTGGTGGGCGTGGATCTGCAGAAGGACCCGGCCGAGATCGAGGCCGCCTACAACGACGCCGCCGGCGTCACCGCCGCCTTCACGCTGAATCTGCTCACCCGCATCAACCGCGAGCTGGGCGCCGACTTCGACCTCGACGGCTTCGTGCACGAGGCGCGCTACAACCCCGAGGCCGGCCGTATCGAGACGCGCATCCGCAGCCGGCGTGCGCAGCGCGTGACGGTGGCCGGGCAGCGCTTCGACTTCGCCGAGGGCGAGGGCATCCTCGTCGAATACAGCTGCAAGTACACGCAGACGGGCTTCGCGGAAATGGCACAGCGCGCCGGGCTGCGCGTGCACAGCAGCTGGACGGATCCCGACGGTCGCTTTGCGTTGCAGCTACTGTGCAGCGAGGATGTAACAAGCGCTTGA